One part of the Methylobacterium terrae genome encodes these proteins:
- a CDS encoding aminotransferase class V-fold PLP-dependent enzyme: MAGSRRPGRNFLFVPGPTNIPERVQRAMIVPSEDHRSSAFPELTLPLFEETKKVFKSREGQIFLFPSTGTGAWEAALTNTLSPGDRVLAPRYGQFSTLWIDMARRVGLDVEIQEEAWGTGADPERIEEALRADREHRIKAVLVVHNETTTGVTSDIGAVRRAIDAANHPAMLYVDGVSSIGSIDFRAEEWRVDCAITGSQKGLMLPAGLGIVCVSKRALEAAKTAECRRVYFDFADQAKANATGYFPYTPSVPMLHGLREALACVEDEGLETIFARHRRLADGTRAAVKAWGLTLCAKEPKWHSHTVSAVMVPEGINGAEIIDIAYRRYNLALGAGLSQVAGKLFRIGHIGDLNELMLLGALAGVEMAMQDAGIRITPGSGVAAATEHFRSTREG; the protein is encoded by the coding sequence ATGGCTGGATCGAGACGTCCGGGACGCAACTTCCTCTTCGTTCCGGGTCCGACCAACATCCCGGAGCGGGTCCAGCGCGCGATGATCGTGCCCTCCGAGGACCACCGCTCGTCGGCCTTTCCCGAATTGACGCTGCCGCTGTTCGAGGAAACCAAGAAGGTCTTCAAGTCCCGCGAGGGCCAGATCTTCCTCTTCCCCTCGACCGGCACCGGCGCCTGGGAAGCGGCGCTCACCAACACGCTCTCCCCCGGCGACCGGGTGCTGGCGCCGCGCTACGGCCAGTTCAGCACGCTGTGGATCGACATGGCCCGCCGGGTCGGCCTCGACGTCGAGATCCAGGAGGAGGCGTGGGGCACCGGCGCCGACCCCGAGCGGATCGAGGAGGCCCTGCGGGCCGACCGCGAGCACCGGATCAAGGCGGTGCTGGTGGTCCACAACGAGACCACCACCGGCGTCACCTCCGACATCGGCGCGGTGCGCCGGGCGATCGACGCGGCGAACCACCCGGCGATGCTCTACGTCGACGGCGTGTCGTCGATCGGCAGCATCGACTTCCGGGCGGAGGAATGGCGGGTCGACTGCGCCATCACCGGCTCGCAGAAGGGCCTGATGCTGCCGGCGGGTCTCGGCATCGTCTGCGTCAGCAAGCGGGCGCTGGAAGCCGCCAAGACCGCCGAGTGCCGGCGCGTCTACTTCGACTTCGCCGACCAGGCCAAGGCCAACGCCACCGGTTACTTCCCCTACACGCCGTCCGTGCCGATGCTCCACGGCCTGCGCGAGGCCCTGGCTTGCGTCGAGGACGAGGGGCTGGAGACCATCTTCGCCCGTCACCGCCGGCTCGCCGACGGCACCCGCGCGGCGGTCAAGGCCTGGGGGCTGACGCTCTGCGCGAAAGAGCCGAAGTGGCACTCCCACACGGTGAGCGCCGTGATGGTGCCGGAGGGGATCAACGGCGCCGAGATCATCGACATCGCCTATCGCCGCTACAACCTCGCCCTCGGCGCCGGCCTGTCGCAGGTGGCGGGCAAGCTGTTCCGCATCGGCCATATCGGCGACCTCAACGAGCTGATGCTGCTCGGTGCGCTCGCCGGCGTCGAGATGGCGATGCAGGATGCGGGCATCCGCATCACCCCCGGCAGCGGCGTCGCGGCGGCGACGGAGCATTTCCGGAGCACGCGGGAGGGTTGA
- a CDS encoding D-2-hydroxyacid dehydrogenase: MSHRIVFLDRETLDATLRPPGFPHEYVEHAVTAPDEIVARLKGADIAIINKVPMREETLSQLPDLKLIAVAATGTDVVDKAFAKSRGITVVNIRNYAFNTVPEHVIGLIFALRRAIVPYTNSVRRGDWAKARHFCYFDYPIRDVAGSTLGIVGYGALGKSIGQRAEALGMRVLAYDVMPQPGLVDLDTIIRESDVITLHAPLTPETRNMIGRDELKRMKRDAILINTARGGLVDEAALAEALTAGTIGGAGFDVLTSEPPRDDNPLLALDLPNLIITPHVAWASRQAMQILADQVVDNIEAFVAGRPQNVVE; encoded by the coding sequence ATGTCCCACCGCATCGTCTTCCTCGACCGCGAGACCCTGGATGCGACCCTGCGGCCCCCGGGCTTCCCGCACGAGTACGTCGAGCACGCGGTGACGGCTCCGGACGAGATCGTCGCGCGGTTGAAGGGCGCCGACATCGCCATCATCAACAAGGTGCCGATGCGCGAGGAGACCCTGTCCCAGCTGCCGGACCTCAAGCTGATCGCGGTCGCGGCGACCGGCACCGACGTGGTCGACAAGGCCTTCGCCAAGTCCCGCGGCATCACGGTCGTCAACATCCGCAACTACGCCTTCAACACCGTGCCGGAGCACGTGATCGGGCTGATCTTCGCCCTGCGCCGGGCGATCGTCCCCTACACCAACTCGGTCCGGCGCGGCGACTGGGCCAAGGCGCGGCACTTCTGCTACTTCGACTACCCGATCCGCGACGTCGCCGGCTCGACGCTCGGCATCGTCGGCTACGGCGCGCTCGGCAAGTCGATCGGCCAGCGGGCGGAAGCGCTTGGCATGCGGGTGCTCGCCTACGACGTGATGCCCCAACCGGGCCTCGTCGACCTCGACACGATCATCCGCGAGAGCGACGTGATCACGCTGCACGCGCCGCTGACGCCCGAGACCCGCAACATGATCGGCCGGGACGAGCTCAAGCGGATGAAGCGCGACGCGATCCTGATCAACACCGCCCGCGGCGGCCTCGTCGACGAGGCGGCGCTGGCGGAAGCCCTGACCGCCGGCACGATCGGCGGCGCCGGCTTCGACGTGCTGACCTCCGAGCCGCCGCGGGACGACAACCCGCTCCTCGCCCTCGACCTGCCGAACCTCATCATCACCCCCCACGTCGCCTGGGCGAGCCGCCAAGCGATGCAGATCCTGGCCGACCAGGTCGTCGACAACATCGAGGCCTTCGTGGCCGGCCGGCCGCAGAACGTGGTGGAGTAG
- a CDS encoding NADP-dependent methylenetetrahydromethanopterin/methylenetetrahydrofolate dehydrogenase, producing the protein MKKLLFQFDTDPMPSVFDVVVGYDGGADIITGYPNVTPENVGALVDGTIYTRGGSEKKSTAIFVGGGSMAAGEAVFKAVRKRFFGPFRVSCMLDSNGSNTTAAAGVALVAKAAGSLQGKRAVVLAGTGPVGMRSAALLAKEGATVTLAGRNLAKAQEAAKAIETRFKVEIRAIETADAESRAAAVNDADVAFSAGAIGLELVSEAQWQGARDLAFLADYNAQPPLGFGGIEATDKGKERHGKTVFGALGIGGLKLKLHRACVAKLFESSEQVLDAEEIYALAKEMA; encoded by the coding sequence ATGAAGAAGCTTCTGTTCCAGTTCGACACCGACCCGATGCCCAGCGTGTTCGACGTGGTGGTGGGCTACGACGGCGGCGCCGACATCATCACCGGCTATCCCAACGTGACGCCCGAGAATGTCGGGGCGCTCGTCGACGGCACGATCTACACCCGCGGCGGGTCGGAGAAGAAATCGACCGCGATCTTCGTCGGCGGCGGCAGCATGGCGGCCGGCGAGGCGGTGTTCAAGGCGGTGCGCAAGCGCTTCTTCGGCCCGTTCCGGGTGTCGTGCATGCTCGACTCCAACGGCTCGAACACCACCGCGGCGGCGGGCGTGGCCCTCGTCGCCAAGGCGGCGGGCTCGCTCCAGGGCAAGCGCGCCGTGGTGCTCGCCGGCACCGGCCCGGTCGGCATGCGCTCGGCGGCCCTGCTCGCCAAGGAGGGCGCGACCGTCACGCTCGCCGGGCGCAACCTCGCCAAGGCGCAGGAAGCCGCCAAGGCCATCGAGACCCGCTTCAAGGTCGAGATCCGGGCGATCGAGACCGCGGATGCCGAGTCCCGGGCTGCGGCCGTCAATGATGCCGATGTGGCGTTCTCGGCCGGCGCGATCGGGCTCGAGCTCGTCTCCGAGGCGCAGTGGCAGGGAGCCCGGGACCTCGCCTTCCTGGCCGACTACAACGCCCAGCCGCCGCTCGGCTTCGGCGGGATCGAGGCGACCGACAAGGGCAAGGAGCGCCACGGCAAGACGGTGTTCGGGGCGCTCGGCATCGGCGGCCTGAAGCTCAAGCTGCACCGCGCCTGCGTCGCCAAGCTGTTCGAGAGCAGCGAACAGGTCCTCGACGCGGAAGAGATCTACGCGCTCGCGAAAGAGATGGCGTGA
- the fchA gene encoding methenyltetrahydrofolate cyclohydrolase — protein sequence MANPEDTIPGFLDALASERPTPGGGGAAAISGAMGAALVSMVCNLTIGKKKYAEVEAEMIATRDRAERLRAELTGMIAEDVKAFDAVMGAYGLPKASDDEKAARAAAIQDALRLATDVPLACARTCRAVIDLCEGIAERGNLNVVSDAGVAVLAAQAGLRSAALNVYVNAKAIEDRTFAEGRLADLAWALDGADALTERVYGLVKSKLT from the coding sequence ATGGCCAATCCTGAGGACACCATCCCGGGCTTCCTCGACGCCCTGGCGAGCGAGCGCCCGACCCCGGGCGGCGGCGGCGCGGCGGCGATCTCCGGCGCCATGGGGGCGGCCCTGGTCTCGATGGTCTGCAACCTCACCATCGGCAAGAAGAAGTACGCCGAGGTCGAGGCCGAGATGATCGCGACCCGCGACCGCGCCGAGCGCTTGAGGGCCGAGCTCACCGGCATGATCGCCGAGGACGTCAAGGCGTTCGACGCGGTGATGGGCGCCTACGGGCTGCCGAAGGCGAGCGACGACGAGAAGGCGGCCCGCGCGGCCGCCATCCAGGACGCCCTGCGGCTCGCCACCGACGTGCCGCTCGCCTGCGCCAGGACCTGCCGGGCGGTGATCGACCTGTGCGAGGGAATCGCCGAGCGCGGCAACCTCAACGTGGTCAGCGATGCCGGCGTCGCCGTGCTGGCGGCCCAGGCCGGCCTGCGCAGCGCCGCCCTCAACGTCTACGTCAACGCCAAGGCGATCGAGGACCGGACCTTCGCGGAAGGCCGCCTCGCCGACCTCGCCTGGGCGCTCGACGGTGCCGACGCCCTGACCGAGCGGGTCTACGGGCTGGTGAAGTCGAAGCTGACCTAA
- a CDS encoding malate--CoA ligase subunit beta, giving the protein MDVHEYQAKELLASFGVPIPKGAVAFSPDQAVYAATELGGGHWAVKAQIHAGARGKAGGIRLCRTTHEVRDAANDLLGRRLVTHQTGPEGKPVQRVYIETADPFERELYLGIVLDRKVERVRVVASKAGGMDIEEIAATDPDALLQVVVEPAVGLQPFEARELAFQLGLTIKQVGAAVKTIMSAYRAFRDCDAVMLEINPLVVTRDDRVLALDAKMSFDDNALFRRRQIADMHDPSQSDPREAQAAEHNLNYIGLDGEIGCIVNGAGLAMATMDMIKHAGGEPANFLDVGGGASPQRVATAFRLVLSDPNVRAILVNIFAGINRCDWIAEGVVQAAREVKIGVPLVVRLAGTNVEAGKAILEKSGLDLITADTLTEAAEKAVAAIRTAN; this is encoded by the coding sequence ATGGACGTGCACGAGTACCAGGCCAAGGAGCTGCTCGCGAGCTTCGGCGTGCCGATCCCGAAGGGAGCCGTGGCGTTCAGCCCCGACCAGGCGGTCTACGCCGCGACCGAGCTCGGCGGCGGGCACTGGGCGGTGAAGGCGCAGATCCATGCCGGCGCCCGCGGCAAGGCCGGCGGCATCCGGCTCTGCCGCACCACCCACGAGGTCCGCGACGCGGCGAACGACCTCCTCGGCCGGCGCCTCGTCACGCACCAGACCGGCCCCGAGGGCAAGCCGGTGCAGCGGGTCTACATCGAGACCGCCGACCCGTTCGAGCGCGAGCTCTATCTCGGCATCGTCCTCGACCGGAAGGTCGAGCGGGTGCGGGTCGTGGCCTCCAAGGCCGGCGGCATGGACATCGAGGAGATCGCCGCGACCGATCCCGACGCGCTCTTGCAGGTCGTGGTCGAGCCCGCGGTCGGCCTGCAGCCCTTCGAGGCGCGCGAACTCGCCTTCCAGCTCGGCCTCACCATCAAGCAGGTCGGCGCCGCGGTGAAGACGATCATGAGCGCCTACCGGGCCTTTCGCGATTGCGACGCCGTGATGCTCGAGATCAATCCCCTCGTCGTGACCCGCGACGACCGGGTGCTGGCGCTCGACGCCAAGATGTCGTTCGACGACAACGCCCTGTTCCGGCGCCGCCAGATCGCCGACATGCACGATCCCTCGCAGAGCGACCCGCGCGAGGCCCAGGCCGCCGAGCACAACCTGAACTACATAGGCCTCGACGGCGAGATCGGCTGCATCGTCAACGGCGCCGGCCTCGCCATGGCGACCATGGACATGATCAAGCACGCGGGCGGCGAGCCGGCGAACTTCCTCGACGTCGGCGGCGGCGCCTCGCCGCAGCGCGTCGCCACGGCCTTCCGCCTCGTCCTGTCGGACCCGAACGTGCGGGCGATCCTGGTCAACATCTTCGCGGGCATCAACCGCTGCGACTGGATCGCCGAGGGCGTCGTCCAGGCCGCCCGCGAGGTGAAGATCGGCGTGCCGCTGGTGGTGCGGCTCGCCGGCACCAACGTCGAGGCCGGCAAGGCGATCCTGGAGAAGAGCGGCCTCGACCTCATCACCGCCGACACCCTGACGGAGGCCGCGGAGAAAGCCGTGGCCGCCATCCGCACCGCGAACTGA
- the sucD gene encoding succinate--CoA ligase subunit alpha, which translates to MSILIDETTRILVQGITGDKGSFHAREMVEYGGKVVAGVTPGKGGRTEHGVPVFDTVRRAVQETGAEASITFVAPPFAADAIMEAADAGIRLICSITDGIPAQDMMRVKRYLRRYPKERRPMVVGPNCAGIISPGKAMLGIMPGHIYLKGNIGVISRSGTLGYEAAAQMKAVGLGISTSVGIGGDPINGSSFLDHLALFEADPDTAAVLMIGEIGGPQEAEAAAWIQKNMRKPVVGFVAGLTAPKGRKMGHAGAIISAAGDSAGEKAEIMRAHGLTVAPSPGAFGTTMAQVMAERRKAA; encoded by the coding sequence ATGAGCATCCTGATCGACGAGACGACCCGGATCCTGGTCCAGGGCATCACCGGGGACAAGGGCAGCTTCCACGCCCGCGAGATGGTCGAGTACGGCGGCAAGGTCGTGGCCGGGGTCACACCGGGCAAGGGCGGCCGCACCGAGCACGGCGTGCCGGTCTTCGACACCGTGCGCCGGGCGGTGCAGGAGACGGGCGCGGAGGCCAGCATCACCTTCGTGGCGCCGCCGTTCGCCGCTGACGCCATCATGGAGGCGGCCGATGCCGGCATCCGGCTGATCTGCTCGATCACCGACGGCATCCCGGCCCAGGACATGATGCGGGTCAAGCGCTACCTGCGGCGCTACCCGAAGGAGCGCCGGCCGATGGTGGTGGGCCCCAACTGCGCCGGCATCATCTCGCCGGGCAAGGCGATGCTCGGCATCATGCCGGGTCACATCTACCTCAAGGGCAATATCGGGGTGATCTCCCGCTCCGGCACGCTCGGCTACGAGGCGGCCGCGCAGATGAAGGCGGTGGGCCTCGGCATCTCGACCTCGGTCGGCATCGGCGGCGACCCCATCAACGGCTCGTCCTTCCTCGACCACCTCGCCCTGTTCGAGGCGGACCCGGACACCGCCGCGGTCCTGATGATCGGCGAGATCGGCGGGCCGCAGGAGGCCGAGGCCGCGGCCTGGATCCAGAAGAACATGCGAAAGCCCGTCGTCGGCTTCGTCGCCGGGCTGACCGCCCCGAAGGGCCGCAAGATGGGCCACGCCGGCGCGATCATCTCGGCGGCCGGTGACAGCGCGGGCGAGAAGGCCGAGATCATGCGCGCCCACGGCCTCACCGTGGCGCCGAGCCCCGGCGCCTTCGGGACGACCATGGCGCAGGTGATGGCCGAGCGCCGCAAGGCGGCGTGA
- a CDS encoding phosphoenolpyruvate carboxylase produces MIHTPVPDTPFVPPLISGTEDRVALDVLFRSLVDVCRRHQPELEATLRGQADIAGLSPELTARALQVQGIWFQLIAIAEQNTAMRRRRHVERNAGRDRLKNSFGAVLARAAARGVPAKAVHEMLTSLRVRPTLTAHPTEAKRVTVLEKFRRIYLILKELEMPRWTERERHALMDDLRDEIELVWMTGELHLEKPTVDREVAWGLHFFDETLFEMLPETLGSLEEALEAAYPGTRFEVPAFFQFGSWIGGDRDGNPFVTAEVTRRTLRRNALASLARYRDGIGGLARTLSISARALPVPDGFAAALAGQIARQPDGEDIARRNPGEPYRQFLTCLSRRLDATIAGLEERPGTGPGYADADALIADLRALEDGLREAGCASLSANRVRPVRRMVEIFRFSTVRLDIRENTTRTTRALQALWRRDHAGEPPDVDAPAWTAWLEAELARPLDGPPDLAGLPEEARETLSTFRLVAEMRGSLDREAFGAFVLSMTHSVPDILGVYLLAKSAGVFLDSGGTEVCPLPIVPLFETIDDLRAAPAIMRALLKTPVVRRSARQQGGVQEVMIGYSDSNKDGGFVASNWELAKAQRLLTQVGEQAGIGIAFFHGRGGSVSRGGAPTARAIAAQPPGSIRGRFRTTEQGEVVSFKYANRGTAAYQMELLASAVLAHALDGAAPETPAANPDFDDAMEALSGASRAAYARLLTHPDLVTYFGAASPLDEIALLNIGSRPARRFGARSLADLRAIPWVFAWSQNRHGITGWYGVGSGLKSLVDVRGEAGRTLLRRMFEESPLFRLIMDEVEKTLLTVDLGLARDFAGLCPDEGAREAIFAMIEAEYRLTCAMALEVSGAASLAERFPLYRGRLDQRLPVLNQVGREQVDLLRRFRAETDEGKREGLKSALLLSINCVATGFGATG; encoded by the coding sequence ATGATCCACACTCCCGTTCCCGACACCCCCTTCGTCCCGCCGCTGATCTCCGGCACCGAGGACCGCGTCGCCCTCGACGTGCTGTTCCGCTCGCTGGTCGACGTCTGCCGGCGCCACCAGCCTGAGCTGGAGGCGACCTTGCGCGGGCAGGCGGACATCGCCGGGCTGTCGCCGGAGCTGACGGCGCGAGCCCTGCAGGTCCAGGGCATCTGGTTCCAGCTCATCGCGATCGCCGAGCAGAACACCGCCATGCGCCGGCGCCGCCACGTCGAGCGCAATGCCGGGCGTGACCGGCTGAAGAACTCGTTCGGCGCGGTGCTCGCCCGCGCGGCCGCGCGGGGCGTGCCGGCGAAGGCCGTGCACGAGATGCTGACGTCCCTGCGCGTGCGCCCGACCCTGACGGCGCACCCGACCGAGGCCAAGCGCGTCACGGTGCTGGAGAAATTCCGGCGCATCTACCTGATCCTGAAGGAGCTGGAGATGCCGCGCTGGACCGAGCGCGAGCGCCACGCCCTGATGGACGACCTGCGCGACGAGATCGAGCTGGTCTGGATGACCGGCGAGCTGCATCTCGAGAAGCCGACCGTCGACCGCGAGGTGGCCTGGGGGCTGCACTTCTTCGACGAGACGCTGTTCGAGATGCTGCCCGAGACCCTGGGCTCGCTCGAGGAAGCCCTGGAGGCCGCCTATCCGGGCACCCGCTTCGAGGTGCCGGCCTTCTTCCAGTTCGGCTCGTGGATCGGCGGCGACCGGGACGGCAACCCCTTCGTCACCGCCGAGGTGACCCGGCGCACCCTCCGGCGCAACGCGCTCGCGAGCCTGGCGCGCTACCGCGACGGGATCGGCGGGCTCGCCCGCACCCTGTCGATCAGCGCCCGCGCCCTGCCGGTGCCGGACGGTTTCGCGGCCGCGCTCGCCGGCCAGATCGCGCGCCAGCCGGACGGGGAGGACATCGCGCGGCGCAACCCGGGCGAGCCCTACCGCCAGTTCCTGACCTGCCTGAGCCGGCGCCTCGACGCGACGATCGCCGGGCTGGAGGAACGACCCGGGACCGGACCGGGCTACGCCGATGCCGACGCGCTGATCGCCGACCTGCGCGCACTGGAGGACGGTCTGCGCGAGGCCGGCTGCGCCTCGCTGTCCGCCAACCGGGTGCGGCCGGTGCGCCGGATGGTCGAGATCTTCCGCTTCTCGACCGTGCGGCTCGACATCCGCGAGAACACGACCCGCACCACCCGGGCGCTCCAGGCGCTCTGGCGCCGGGATCACGCGGGCGAGCCGCCGGACGTCGACGCGCCGGCCTGGACCGCCTGGCTCGAGGCCGAACTGGCGCGTCCCCTCGACGGCCCGCCCGACCTCGCCGGCCTGCCCGAGGAGGCGCGCGAGACGCTCTCCACCTTCCGGCTGGTGGCGGAGATGCGCGGCAGCCTCGACCGCGAGGCCTTCGGCGCCTTCGTGCTGTCGATGACCCATTCGGTCCCCGACATCCTCGGCGTCTACCTGCTGGCGAAGAGTGCCGGCGTCTTCCTCGACTCGGGCGGCACCGAGGTCTGCCCGCTGCCGATCGTGCCCTTGTTCGAGACCATCGACGACCTGCGCGCCGCGCCGGCGATCATGCGGGCGCTGCTCAAGACCCCGGTCGTGCGCCGCTCCGCCCGCCAGCAGGGCGGGGTGCAGGAGGTGATGATCGGCTACTCGGATTCGAACAAGGACGGCGGCTTCGTCGCCTCGAACTGGGAGCTGGCGAAGGCGCAACGCCTCCTGACCCAGGTCGGCGAGCAGGCGGGGATCGGCATCGCGTTCTTCCACGGCCGCGGCGGCTCGGTGAGCCGCGGGGGCGCGCCGACCGCCCGGGCGATCGCCGCCCAGCCGCCGGGCTCGATCCGGGGCCGGTTCCGCACCACCGAGCAGGGCGAGGTGGTGTCGTTCAAGTACGCCAACCGCGGCACCGCCGCCTACCAGATGGAGCTGCTCGCCTCCGCGGTGCTGGCCCACGCCCTCGACGGCGCCGCCCCGGAAACCCCGGCGGCGAACCCGGATTTCGACGACGCGATGGAGGCGCTATCGGGTGCCTCGCGGGCGGCCTACGCGCGGCTCCTGACGCATCCGGACCTCGTGACCTATTTCGGCGCCGCGAGCCCGCTCGACGAGATCGCGCTCCTCAACATCGGCTCGCGCCCGGCCCGCCGCTTCGGCGCGCGCAGCCTCGCCGACTTGCGGGCGATCCCGTGGGTCTTCGCCTGGAGCCAGAACCGGCACGGCATCACCGGCTGGTACGGGGTCGGCAGCGGGCTGAAGAGCCTCGTCGACGTGCGCGGCGAGGCCGGCCGGACGCTGCTGCGGCGGATGTTCGAGGAGTCGCCGCTCTTCCGCCTCATCATGGACGAGGTCGAGAAGACGCTCCTCACCGTCGATCTCGGGCTCGCCCGCGACTTCGCCGGCCTGTGCCCGGACGAGGGCGCCCGCGAGGCGATCTTCGCGATGATCGAGGCCGAGTACCGGCTGACCTGCGCGATGGCGCTCGAGGTGAGCGGTGCCGCGAGCCTCGCCGAGCGGTTCCCGCTCTATCGCGGCCGGCTCGACCAGCGGCTGCCTGTGCTCAACCAGGTCGGCCGCGAGCAGGTCGACCTCCTGCGCCGCTTCCGGGCCGAGACCGACGAAGGCAAGCGCGAGGGGCTGAAATCGGCGCTGCTGCTCTCGATCAACTGCGTCGCGACGGGGTTCGGGGCGACGGGGTGA
- a CDS encoding HpcH/HpaI aldolase/citrate lyase family protein, with protein sequence MSFTLVQQATPRLHRSELAVPGSNPTFMEKSAKSTADVIFLDLEDAVAPDDKEQARKNIVQALNDIDWGSKTMMIRINGLDTHYMYRDVIDIVESCPRLDMILIPKVGVPQDVYAIDVLVTQIEQAKRREKKIGFEVLIETALGMANVEAIAQSSKRLEAMSFGVADYAASLRARSTVIGGVNPDYAVLTDKDEAGGRQTHWQDPWLFAQNRMLVACRAYGLRPIDGPFGDFSDPDGYRSAARRCAALGFEGKWAIHPSQIDLANEVFTPSEAEVTKARRILAAMEEAAKAGRGAVSLDGRLIDIASIRMAEALIGKADAMARA encoded by the coding sequence ATGAGCTTCACCCTCGTCCAGCAAGCCACGCCCCGCCTGCACCGCTCCGAGCTTGCGGTGCCGGGCTCGAACCCGACCTTCATGGAGAAATCCGCCAAGTCCACCGCCGACGTGATCTTCCTCGATCTCGAGGATGCGGTCGCCCCCGACGACAAGGAGCAGGCGAGGAAGAACATCGTCCAGGCCCTCAACGACATCGATTGGGGCTCGAAGACGATGATGATCCGCATCAACGGCCTCGACACCCACTACATGTACCGGGACGTGATCGACATCGTCGAGTCCTGCCCGCGCCTCGACATGATCCTGATCCCGAAGGTCGGCGTGCCGCAGGACGTCTACGCCATCGACGTGCTGGTGACGCAGATCGAGCAGGCCAAAAGGCGCGAGAAGAAGATCGGCTTCGAGGTGCTGATCGAGACCGCGCTCGGCATGGCCAACGTCGAGGCGATCGCCCAATCCTCGAAGCGGCTCGAGGCGATGTCGTTCGGCGTCGCCGACTACGCCGCCTCGTTGCGTGCCCGCTCGACCGTGATCGGCGGCGTGAACCCTGACTACGCGGTGCTGACCGACAAGGACGAGGCGGGCGGGCGCCAGACCCACTGGCAGGACCCCTGGCTGTTCGCCCAGAACCGGATGCTGGTCGCCTGCCGCGCCTACGGCCTGCGGCCGATCGACGGGCCGTTCGGCGACTTCTCCGATCCGGACGGCTACCGCTCGGCGGCCCGGCGCTGCGCGGCGCTCGGCTTCGAGGGCAAGTGGGCGATCCATCCCTCGCAGATCGATCTCGCCAACGAGGTCTTCACCCCGAGCGAGGCCGAGGTGACGAAGGCCCGGCGCATCCTGGCGGCGATGGAGGAGGCGGCCAAGGCCGGCCGCGGCGCCGTCTCGCTGGACGGACGGCTCATCGACATCGCGTCGATCCGCATGGCGGAGGCGCTGATCGGCAAGGCCGACGCGATGGCGCGCGCCTGA
- a CDS encoding efflux RND transporter periplasmic adaptor subunit, producing MKRRRGGWLLALVVLAGAGGAYAWHRHEEAGAAKPAARAPAAVPVTFAQVEQGPLAVVLGGLGTVQAYNTVQVRSRVDGEILKIGFREGQVVRKGDLLAQVDPRPYQAALDQAKAKKTQDEANLKNAKADLERYTKLGDYASRQQTETQGAQVSQLTAQVASDQAAIDNATTQLSYATIQAPIDGVTGFRLIDVGNIVNAAQQTAIVTITQVEPIFVVYTAPEERLREVTKALAAGPVPVEAWSTDGAAKLSEGRLDLVNNQVDTATGTIRLKASFANKDHALWPGLSVSTRMRTGTIPDAVTVPDDAVQHGPKGLYAFVVDDQKRAHMQPITVGRSDGGRTEVTKGLSSGQTVIWRGQSRVQEGALVAESRPAGNAALAQSEAR from the coding sequence ATGAAGCGCCGGCGCGGCGGATGGCTGCTGGCCCTCGTCGTGCTGGCAGGGGCCGGCGGCGCCTATGCGTGGCACCGGCACGAAGAGGCCGGCGCGGCGAAACCCGCCGCCCGCGCCCCGGCCGCCGTGCCGGTGACCTTCGCGCAGGTCGAGCAGGGCCCGCTCGCCGTGGTGCTCGGCGGCCTCGGCACGGTCCAGGCCTACAACACCGTTCAGGTGCGCAGCCGGGTCGACGGCGAGATCCTGAAGATCGGCTTTCGCGAGGGTCAGGTCGTCAGGAAGGGCGACCTCCTCGCCCAGGTCGACCCGCGGCCCTACCAGGCCGCCCTCGACCAGGCCAAGGCGAAGAAGACCCAGGACGAGGCCAACCTCAAGAACGCCAAGGCCGACCTCGAGCGCTACACCAAGCTCGGCGACTACGCCTCGCGCCAGCAGACCGAGACGCAAGGGGCGCAGGTGAGCCAGCTCACCGCCCAGGTCGCCTCCGATCAGGCGGCGATCGACAACGCGACGACGCAACTCTCCTACGCCACGATCCAGGCGCCGATCGACGGCGTCACGGGCTTTCGCCTGATCGACGTCGGCAACATCGTCAACGCGGCGCAGCAGACCGCGATCGTCACCATCACCCAGGTCGAGCCGATCTTCGTGGTCTACACCGCGCCCGAGGAGCGGCTGCGCGAGGTGACGAAGGCGCTGGCCGCCGGCCCGGTGCCGGTCGAGGCCTGGAGCACCGACGGGGCGGCGAAGCTGTCCGAGGGCCGCCTCGACCTCGTCAACAACCAGGTCGACACCGCGACCGGCACGATCCGGCTCAAGGCCTCCTTCGCCAACAAGGACCACGCCCTGTGGCCGGGCCTGTCGGTCTCGACCAGGATGCGCACCGGCACGATCCCCGACGCCGTGACGGTGCCGGACGACGCGGTCCAGCACGGGCCGAAGGGCCTCTACGCCTTCGTGGTCGACGATCAGAAGCGGGCGCACATGCAGCCGATCACGGTCGGCCGCTCCGACGGCGGCCGCACCGAGGTGACCAAGGGCCTCTCTTCCGGCCAGACGGTGATCTGGCGCGGCCAGTCCCGGGTGCAGGAGGGCGCGCTCGTCGCCGAGAGCCGGCCGGCCGGCAACGCCGCCCTGGCGCAGAGCGAGGCGCGCTGA